The genome window AGGTGTTTCCAGAACTTTCTTTACAGGTGTTTCTTCAGGTGTTTCCAGTGCTTTCTTTACaggtgtgtctgtctgtgtttccaCTGCTTTCTTTACAGGTGTGACTGCAGGTGGTTCCAGTGCTTTCTCTACAggtgtgtctgcatgtgtttCCACTGCTTTTTCTACATGCGTGCCTGCAGGTGTTTCCAGAACTTTCTTTACAGGTGTTTCTTCAGGTGTTTCCAGTGCTTTCTTTACaggtgtgtctgtctgtgtttccaCTGCTTTCTTTACAGGTGTTTCTACCAGTGTTTCCAGTGCATTCTTCACAGGTGTCACTGTAGGTGTTTCGACTGCTTTCTCTACAGGTGTGCCTGTTGGTGTTTCCAGTGCTTTCTTTACAGGTGTTTCTACAGGTGTTTCTAGTGCTTTCTTTACAGGTGTGACTGCAGGTGTCTCAAGTGCTTTCTCCACAGGTTTTTCTACAGGTGTTTCTAGTGCTTTCTTTACAGGTGTGACTGCAGGTGTCTCAAGTGCTTTCTCCACAGGTTTTTCTACAGGTGTTTCTAGTGCTTTCTTTACAGATGTGACTGCAGGTGTCTCAAGTGCTTTCTCTACAGGTGTGCCTGCAGGTGCTTCTAGTGCTTTCTTTACATGTGTTTCTACAGGTGTTTCTAGTGCTTTCTCTACAGGTGTGACTGAAGGTGTTTCCAGTGTTTTCATTTCTTGCTTAACTGAAATATCTGAAGATGCCTTCACTCCTTCATGTACAGATGGGACCAAAACCATCTCCAGTGCTTCCTTTGCAGATGTTTCTACTCTTTTCTCTACAAGTGTACATTTAGATGTCTCCAATGTGTCCTCTACAGGTGCGCCAGCAAGTATTTCAACTGTTTTCTCTACAGATGcagctttaaatgtttcaagttTTTCCTCTTCGGGAATATCTGAAGTTGTCTTCGTTTCATTTAACGCAGTGACTGCCGGTGTATCCACTCCTTTTTCTACTGGTGTGACATCTTTCTCTTCAGGTGTCTTCTGTGCTTCATCTGCATGTGTACTGAAACACATGcagaaaaattattaaaaatacaatatatgcATATACGTAATGAAATGTTAGATGCCAGTTAAGCCGAATATTTGCACATATACAGTAAGAGCTTCCAATAATTCTTCTTTATGTCCAATTTCCACATGAGGAAATTAAGggtaacttgtttttttaaagggattgtgCTATAAAAAGATAAATTTCATACCTTTTGTCCTGGTAGGTTTTACTCTTGACAGGTGGGTTTTCAGTTGAGCCTAAAGCTCTAAGGAGGAACATAGTTGAGTTATTAGATGGAAGAAGGTAACATATGAAATCAAAAGTAAGGAATATATAGAATCACAcacaggaaaaataaataaaacagctcTTACTCAAATTTTTGTATAGCTGACTGAATATAAGATCTTCGATGAGGTGTGGTTGAATCTAAACTAGTGGACGGAGGGCTAGTAGAGGCAGGGCTCTGGGTGGCAAGAGAAACAGGACTGTCCTCAGCTGAAAACAAATTTACTGGAGCCTTACTGttgtagagagagagaacaaaagaGAGGGATTTTGTATACAGCGAATAACACATTGGGCGGATCGATACTACCTTGCTAAACCAGTAGATGGCAGTATAAGGATAAACGTACCGTGTTTGTTGCACATCTTGGTCCACTTGAGAGCTGTGAATCCAGCTTCCGTCTTTTTTCCAACTTTTTCGTACCTTTATCATCTTTAACACAGTCTGTCTGTCAACATCTAAAAGCACACAATTTCCTGTTAGAATGTCCTTTTGTTTGTGAagatgtgtgcatttgtgtgtgtgtgtgtgtgtgtgtgtgtgtgtgtgcataccaTTGGCCATGGTGAGTTATTCTTTCTGTCTCAATATCTATATTGGAAGCATACGtacatgaaattaaattattttctcaGATCATAGACATTTCATATATTAtatgtgtgaattttttttcttgtgggCGTCACGAGTACATCCTCATCTATGCTGTTTATCAAGGTGTCAGTAATTACCATAGATTTAATCGTATTTCAGAACAGGTTCAGTTTGTCACAAACAGGCTTTTGTACCCCCAGAAATGCATTCCACAAGGTCCAAAGAAACATGCAGCCCAACCACATTTTTTCCCTCATTGTCAGCGTTATCTAGCATCTAATCTACAACAGAAACTCAAGTGCTGTCACACAGGAAAATTCTTTGCATTGTCCTCACTGTTTGGAACTTGAAATAATGTCTTTAATAGGTATTCTTTATGGTTTTTGCTTAAGTGGTTCTAATGTTGTAAATAGCTAAAAATATCTCTGTGAAAAGTATTCAAGACAATGGCAGAAAGGAAGAACAGTTCAACGGGTCATGAAACACAGGAGCAACACATCTGTGTGATgatattgtgtgtttatataagtGTGTGAAATGCGCTTTGACTAAGATTACAGAGCTCTTCCACTTTTACACACTTTCTATTATTGAGATTTAAATTTCAGAGTCTGTTTgatgcacacagacagacttTTGAAACTTTATTCCCGAGGTCATCTGGCCAAATTGTTATGTTTACAGTATTAATGTACAATCAATGTGAAAAAATTCTGCTTTAAGTACAATCAAATTGGTCTTTTCAATTTCTTCTTTCAATTTCAGTGTCTGTGTTAAGCAATTTCAACTTTTATAAGTTACATGCAGCTCAACCtgataaaatgttaaagagTAATTCCTTAAACTTAAGTAACTTaaggcagaaaaaaatatattgtaccCATCACTCTCATAAGCTACctataaatataacatattgACATTATTAGATTTAAAGCAAAACCGACTTACTAAATTACTAGCAATTCTAATAATGTGAATCACTTCTATGCCATTTATTGTAGATATTCGTTCTAGAGTTGCATGTTTGTTTGAATTTGCAATTTCATTGCCAAACCTACAGATATACTAATTTATTCCACATTTTCATGGTGGAGACATTTCCTTTGACACCTACAAAATATTCTTCATTTGAagagtatttattatatttacagtgaGTCATGCCATGTCATATTCTTACGGGgacaatgtaaacaaaacctgggcgacatacacacaaataattCTAAGATCAAACAGCACAACATCACGTATCTGTAAAGTCCTTAACATAATGGCCGGATTTCCTCCGCACTTCCCAGAATAGTGAAATGATCTTAATGGTTTGTTTTGAGGAATTGTCATTGATCACAGTGAAAGGAAGAACCCCTGTAATGCAATTCAAACCCAGACGAAAGAAACTcaaatgtgttcaatactgcACATCCCTGCTACTGTAAAATCCATGTAACATAAATCTGGTAACTGAATAGTTCTTACCTGTGTGTGAAATCTGTTCAGCTCAGTCTGTGACTTCTTTGACAGCATCCAAAAGATATTTATATGCACACAACAATCACACCTCCCATGCaatacccccccccccccacacacacacacatacccacCCACCgtaaaacaaatgaacacacCTTTGAATTAGTTCCTTGATGTTAGTCTGTAGTTCAAGATCATGGTTTTCTGTAGGCTACTCCGTTTGAAGAAATGACAAAACGAGGAAAAAAGGGGTTAACCAAGATTTGGTGATCACATGCGCAGGTTTTATATACTGTTTCAGGTACAGAATCCCTCTGTtcgcaaaataaatgtgttgcaTGTTTGCCGATGTGATGTAGTCATGTAGGAAGAGTAGGAATAAATGTCTCTGTCAGcagacatcaaaacaaacacgtGCTCACAGCTGGTGGCACtttgggaaaataaaaaaacgctcgaggtagaaaaaaatcatttttgtcacGTAAAAGTGGACTTTAGGTACACTGATGTTATGGTTGATGCTTGAGTGcatgttaataataaaacaggATTGTTATCTACAGGATGTGAATCTCCAGTTGGATAACATCAAGACAGCTACCGAAACCTCTGGTGTCAATCCAGATTCTTAACTATTATGCAAAAACTATTTGAACTGTCAGCTATTTTCATCCGTCTTAAATTCCAGTGCTGTTGAAAACAGCCTCCCCACGTTTACTGCTGCCATTTccttatatataaaacattctctaaaatggaaaataataGTCCAAGTTGCATGAACTCATAGCAAAGGATTGCTTCAACAAAAGGACAGAGAGCTACCTGGAACATTCAGTAACACGAGACATACTACACATTACAGAGGAACTATTTCCACAAATTTCACGGAAAGACAGTTAAGAAGTAATCCTATTACTAGATACTGCAAGCAGGTTTTTCCAGATTCATTTACACAAGAACAGAGTTTAAGATGCGAGTAGATGTTGGCGTGATATCAATCCACGCTCGTACAAGTGATAAAGAATGTACTAGCATAGACGTTCATGATTGACAAACCACCTCGCAGCTTGCACATTACAGTCCCATAAACCCAATTATAAATCCGGGGAGCAATGTACAAAATAGTAGTTGATGGTTAATTAGTATTTGTGTACTGTCTAATGCAAGGCTATTTTACTCTACTGTTAAAACCTCAACACTCAACCCACAAAACCCTCCATCATGTTGACAATCGACCATAAGCCATAAAACAGTTATCCTTTTAAATAATAGTAACCACTTTTTCCAAGCAGTGCATACTGGGAACTTCAACCCCTTTGATCATTTGAGAAACAAGTCCAATTAACATAATAATCTTGGTAAGCAACATGTTTAGAGCCATCTTATCTAGCattcatataaaaaatctgatctGCCCGCTGCAAGATCAGTAGATTCTGTATCCATCTTTGAGAATCGtctaaaaacacatctcttccgttaACATCCGACCGATCTGTTCTGAGTTCAATCTCTTTTCTACTAATCCCCCCACCCAAAAAAcgtagctttgtatactgtggtaggctatataaGACTAGTTTTTTGTTGTAGTCCTTATATTGTTCCAATTGCTTGTTTATCTCATCTGTATGTGGCTTTGGATAATAGCCTCtgctaaatgagtaaatgtaaatgtaagtaataaATAGACTCCTCATGTTAAAACAACCTTTTATTACACTTTACTACATTTGTTGGGAGAAGATTTA of Triplophysa dalaica isolate WHDGS20190420 chromosome 4, ASM1584641v1, whole genome shotgun sequence contains these proteins:
- the si:dkey-125i10.3 gene encoding mucin-2, with the translated sequence MANDVDRQTVLKMIKVRKSWKKDGSWIHSSQVDQDVQQTRKAPVNLFSAEDSPVSLATQSPASTSPPSTSLDSTTPHRRSYIQSAIQKFEALGSTENPPVKSKTYQDKSTHADEAQKTPEEKDVTPVEKGVDTPAVTALNETKTTSDIPEEEKLETFKAASVEKTVEILAGAPVEDTLETSKCTLVEKRVETSAKEALEMVLVPSVHEGVKASSDISVKQEMKTLETPSVTPVEKALETPVETHVKKALEAPAGTPVEKALETPAVTSVKKALETPVEKPVEKALETPAVTPVKKALETPVEKPVEKALETPAVTPVKKALETPVETPVKKALETPTGTPVEKAVETPTVTPVKNALETLVETPVKKAVETQTDTPVKKALETPEETPVKKVLETPAGTHVEKAVETHADTPVEKALEPPAVTPVKKAVETQTDTPVKKALETPEETPVKKVLETPAATHVEKAVEVHADTTVEKALEPPADTPVKKAVETPADTPEEKALETHAVTPVKKAVETPADTHVEKALETSAVTPVKKALETPVKKVVETPVGTPVEKALETPAATPVEKAVETPAGTPVEKAVETPAGTPVEKAVETPAGTPVEKALETPAATPVEKAVETPAGTPVEKALETPAATPVEKAVETPAGTPVEKAVETPAGTPVEKALETPAATPVEKALETHAETPVKKALETTAATPVEKALETTAATPVEKALETHGETPVKKALETPAATPEEKAVETPVETPVEKAVETPAEVETCLVSCVHESLNVSLSETRLSVKDKPMCCFCHQTIDGNVKITIDNDETCHPECFKCDHCKTPLGDLLCTMYNHCGKVICQRCFGDV